A stretch of Suncus etruscus isolate mSunEtr1 chromosome 9, mSunEtr1.pri.cur, whole genome shotgun sequence DNA encodes these proteins:
- the SLC3A2 gene encoding 4F2 cell-surface antigen heavy chain yields the protein MDPEPEQQASTCGGASTPPPQPAQGPGPSEGVDSGTMSQDAEVDMKDVELNELEPEKQPMNAAAGPAGSAAGPGSAEKNGLVKIKVAEDEAEAAAASKFTGLTKEELLKVASSPGWVRTRWALLVLFWLGWFGMLAGAVVIIVQAPRCRELPAQRWWHQGALYRIGDLQAFLGSEEARVSGLKEQLDYLNSLKVKGIVLGPIHENPADDFQETNLTKVDPTLGSQEDLESFLHLAKKKNIRVILDLTPNYKGQNSWFQPMDSDVVTTKVKDALSFWLNVGVDGFQVQDVEAIKNAPSVLAEWQNITKSFEEDRLLIAGTNSSSLEQILHLLSIDNNLLLTSSYLANPPNHHRTHTNTLITQYLNATENRWCSWSLSQAKLMTSILPASLLRLYQMLLFTLPGTPVFTYGDEIGLEAAVLPGQPMKSPVMLWNESSVPSTMGPITPNMTVKGQSEDTGSLLFLFRKLSEQRMKERSLLHGDFYALSAGPGLFSYIRQWDQNRRFLVLLNFGDKSQLVKLGTSKLPASVSLPASVDLMLATHEGRSEGASLELNQLDLKPHEGLLFHFPHVA from the exons GTACCATGAGCCAGGACGCCGAGGTGGACATGAAGGACGTGGAACTCAACGAGCTGGAGCCCGAGAAGCAGCCGATGAACGCGGCGGCAGGCCCGGCCGGCTCGGCGGCGGGCCCGGGCAGCGCGGAGAAGAACGGGCTGGTGAAGATCAAGGTGGCCGAGGAcgaggcggaggcggcggcggcctcCAAGTTCACCGGCCTGACCAAGGAGGAGCTGCTCAAGGTGGCCAGCAGCCCCGGCTGGGTGCGCACCCGCTGGGCGCTGCTCGTGCTCTTCTGGCTCGGCTGGTTCGGCATGCTGGCGGGCGCCGTGGTCATCATCGTGCAGGCGCCCCGCTGCCGGGAGCTGCCCGCGCAGCGGTGGTGGCACCAGGGGGCCCTGTACCGCATCGGAGACCTGCAGGCCTTCCTGGGCAGCGAGGAGGCCCGCGTCTCGG GCCTGAAGGAGCAGCTGGATTATCTGAACAGCCTGAAGGTGAAGGGCATAGTGCTAGGCCCCATCCACGAGAACCCCGCGGATGACTTCCAGGAAACCAACTTGACGAAGGTGGACCCCACTTTGGGCTCCCAGGAAGATCTTGAGAGCTTCCTGCACTTGGCTAAGAAGAAGA ACATCCGGGTGATCTTGGACCTCACACCCAACTACAAGGGCCAGAACTCTTGGTTCCAGCCCATGGACTCAGATGTTGTGACCACCAAGGTGAAG GATGCTCTGAGTTTCTGGCTGAATGTTGGTGTAGATGGATTCCAGGTTCAGGACGTGGAGGCTATCAAA AACGCACCTTCAGTGTTGGCTGAGTGGCAGAACATCACCAAGAGCTTCGAAGAAGATAG GCTCCTGATCGCCGGGACCAACTCCTCGAGTCTGGAGCAGATCTTGCATCTTCTCAGCATTGATAATAACCTCTTGTTGACAAGCTCCTACCTGGCCAACCCCCCCAACCATCACAGGACACATACCAACACGCTTATTACCCAGTATTTGAATGCCACGGAAAACCGCTGGTGCAGCTGGAGT TTGTCTCAGGCGAAACTCATGACGTCCATCCTGCCTGCTTCGCTCCTGCGGCTCTACCAGATGCTGCTCTTCACCCTGCCAGGGACCCCGGTTTTCACCTACGGAGATGAGATTGGCTTGGAAGCAGCGGTCCTTCCTGGGCAG CCTATGAAGTCTCCAGTCATGCTGTGGAATGAATCCAGTGTCCCCAGCACCATGGGGCCTATAACCCCCAACATGACAGTGAAG ggccagagcgaGGACACGGGCTCCCTCCTGTTCCTGTTCCGGAAGCTGAGTGAGCAGCGCATGAAGGAGCGCTCCCTGCTGCACGGCGACTTCTATGCCCTCTCCGCAGGCCCCGGCCTCTTCTCCTACATCCGCCAGTGGGACCAGAACAGGCGTTTCCTGGTCCTGCTCAACTTTGGGGACAAGAGTCAGTTAGTCAAGCTGGGGACCTCCAAACTGCCCGCCAGCGTCAGCCTGCCCGCCAGTGTAGACCTGATGCTCGCTACCCATGAAGGGCGCAGTGAGGGTGCCTCCTTGGAGCTGAACCAGCTAGACCTGAAGCCCCACGAAGGGCTGCTCTTCCACTTCCCACACGTGGCCTGA